The proteins below are encoded in one region of Elgaria multicarinata webbii isolate HBS135686 ecotype San Diego chromosome 20, rElgMul1.1.pri, whole genome shotgun sequence:
- the LOC134411424 gene encoding arylacetamide deacetylase-like 4: MEFGQMLWMLVSYASITILSLVFAWTIYYDITRTHIPPGIKQRLKLRLINLSINVVFGLAQFLEKLGICPKHKAIRFVMDLVLPVISSKTIIKDLVFDEVPVRVYWPRTPTTDKRRAMIYFYGGVGVFGSLRSYGRLCNYIARRSGSVVVCVRFRCAPEHPFPVPVLDCLTATIHLLKNAERYGVDPNRIIVGGDSSGGTFAAAVCQELVTRKDLPRVRAQVLIYPFLQAVDFNLPSYQQNHSVPFSFRKRFIRLGLLYLTGRNIKVDEIMLSAHVPEELRVKYRKWVSADIIPEEFKVRGYVPPVLAPFSKELYEIGKQAFEPMFSPLLAEDTVICQLPDTFILTCEYDIFRDDGLLYKKRLEDNGVPVTWHHVKDGFHGISMFVDFGPFKFPSSRSSCKRIVHFLEHL; encoded by the exons ATGGAATTTGGTCAAATGCTTTGGATGCTGGTATCTTATGCAAGCATTACCATTCTCTCTTTGGTGTTTGCATGGACAATTTATTATGATATTACCAGGACACACATTCCTCCAGGAATCAAGCAACGTTTGAAACTACGACTTATTAATTTGTCAATAAATGTCGTTTTTGGACTG GCACAGTTTCTGGAGAAGCTTGGCATTTGCCCTAAACATAAAGCTATCAGGTTTGTTATGGATTTAGTACTACCAGTGATATCCTCAAAGACGATCATCAAGGATCTGGTGTTTGATGAGGTGCCAGTGAGGGTGTATTGGCCCAGAACACCAACTACCGATAAGAGACGAGCAATGATCTACTTTTATGGAGGAGTTGGCGTGTTTGGAAGCTTAA GAAGTTATGGAAGGTTGTGCAACTACATTGCCAGAAGGAGTGGTTCTGTGGTTGTGTGTGTTAG ATTTCGGTGTGCTCCGGAGCATCCATTCCCAGTGCCAGTTCTGGACTGTCTCACTGCTACTATACACCTGTTGAAGAACGCTGAGCGATATGGAGTGGACCCCAACCGCATCATCGTTGGTGGGGACAGTAGCGGAGGCACCTTTGCTGCTGCAGTTTGTCAAGAACTGGTGACAAGGAAGGATCTCCCAAGGGTCCGAGCCCAGGTCCTTATCTACCCATTCCTTCAAGCAGTGGACTTCAATTTGCCTTCTTATCAGCAAAACCATTCAGTTCCCTTCTCATTCAGGAAACGATTCATCAGATTAGGCTTGTTGTATCTCACTGGGAGAAATATCAAAGTGGATGAAATTATGTTAAGTGCCCATGTTCCGGAGGAGTTGAGGGTGAAGTACAGAAAGTGGGTTAGTGCAGATATCATTCCAGAAGAATTTAAGGTCAGGGGTTATGTGCCACCAGTGCTTGCTCCATTTTCAAAAGAACTTTATGAAATAGGGAAGCAAGCCTTTGAGCCCATGTTTTCCCCACTTTTAGCAGAAGATACTGTCATCTGCCAGCTCCCTGATACATTCATTTTAACTTGTGAATATGATATTTTCAGGGATGATGGACTGTTGTATAAGAAACGCCTGGAGGACAATGGTGTGCCAGTGACATGGCATCATGTGAAGGATGGGTTCCATGGAATAAGCATGTTTGTTGATTTTGGACCCTTTAAATTTCCAAGCTCACGGAGCAGTTGTAAACGTATAGTACATTTTTTAGAGCATTTATAG